The following proteins are co-located in the Castanea sativa cultivar Marrone di Chiusa Pesio chromosome 8, ASM4071231v1 genome:
- the LOC142608364 gene encoding uncharacterized protein LOC142608364 has protein sequence MASLTLIISLPKFGHAGSAIVRRSTWNPRLFAACTPRPIQASSNPEASSAATDALKQGANEAKKTGETVKDKAYSTAEHVSQNTKDTAGKMSATAQDVTEKAKQTAQEAWGSAKDTAQKTKDTVLGKTEESKESIKESAEAVKNSMNTKN, from the exons ATGGCAAGCTTAACTTTAATCATCTCCCTCCCAAAATTTGGTCATGCTGGATCAGCAATTGTCAGGAGAAGCACTTGGAACCCTAGGCTGTTTGCGGCATGTACTCCAAGACCTATTCAA GCGAGTTCAAATCCAGAGGCTTCATCAGCAGCCACTGATGCACTAAAACAAGGGGCAAATGAAGCGAAGAAGACTGGTGAAACTGTCAAAGATAAGGCTTACTCTACTGCAGAACAT GTGAGCCAGAATACAAAAGATACGGCAGGCAAGATGTCAGCAACGGCCCAAGATGTCACTGAGAAGGCGAAGCAAACAGCACAGGAAGCATGGGGTTCAGCCAAAGACACAGCCCAGAAGACCAAAGACACTGTGCTGGGCAAGACTGAAGAATCAAAGGAAAGCATCAAAGAAAGTGCGGAGGCCGTGAAAAACAGCATGAATACCAAGAATTGA